The Myotis daubentonii chromosome 9, mMyoDau2.1, whole genome shotgun sequence genome has a segment encoding these proteins:
- the LOC132241650 gene encoding tripartite motif-containing protein 64-like, whose product MDSDTFQVLQKELTCSICMNYFLDPVTLDCGHSFCRPCLFLSWDASQTPMCCPHCRQVSKKSDLKTNTQLRNMASLARQARIDPVNSSQEQICEAHDAAKWVFCDTDRNLLCGLCSDSLEHMLHSHRSTQRAAEEFREKLLKRMGSLWNMTKQLQSNVKLETSKAESLEEYVALRKAMIKAEYQKIHQFLFEEEHLHLHVMEKEAKEIYDKLEESRVRMTQQIETQREMFTELKDMCQKSDVELLQDLGTVMERTELVQNQTTQPVNPDLTSWCSTGLLDMLSRFKVDNVLHPGTIGHLMSLSEDVKGVLFGNNHHSMSREPQRVRSLAAWGNHTFISGRHYWEVDVPRSSSWVLGVCKDVLIRENDFIIDFEEASLLFALKLNDHYYLSTNRPLLVHHVKMPVGKIGVFLDYDKGTVSFHDAADGSLLCSLTSSTFSFPLKPFRCVNIS is encoded by the exons atggATTCCGACACCTTTCAAGTCTTGCAGAAGGAACTCACCTGCTCCATCTGCATGAACTACTTCCTAGACCCGGTCACCTTAGATTGTGGGCACAGCTTTTGCCGTCCCTGCCTGTTCCTCAGCTGGGATGCATCCCAGACTCCCATGTGCTGCCCTCATTGCAGACAAGTGTCGAAGAAGTCAGATCTGAAAACCAACACCCAACTCAGGAACATGGCTTCCCTGGCCAGACAGGCCAGAATTGATCCTGTCAACAGCTCTCAGGAGCAGATCTGTGAGGCACATGATGCTGCAAAGTGGGTCTTCTGTGACACTGACAGGAACCtgctctgtgggctctgctctGATTCCCTGGAGCACATGCTTCACAGCCACCGCTCAACCCAACGGGCTGCTGAGGAATTTAGG GAGAAACTTCTCAAGAGGATGGGCTCCTTGTGGAATATGACTAAACAACTGCAAAGCAATGTGAAGCTGGAAACTAGCAAAGCCGAGTCACTGGAG GAGTATGTGGCCCTTAGGAAGGCGATGATCAAAGCTGAATATCAGAAGATTCATCAATTTCTCTTTGAGGAGGAGCACCTCCATCTGCACGTTATGGAGAAAGAAGCAAAGGAGATCTACGATAAACTGGAGGAAAGCAGAGTCAGAATGACCCAACAGATAGAAACCCAGAGAGAAATGTTCACAGAGCTGAAGGACATGTGCCAAAAGTCAGATGTGGAGCTGCTCCAG GATTTGGGAACTGTGATGGAAAG GACTGAATTGGTGCAGAATCAAACAACTCAACCAGTGAATCCCGACCTCACTTCCTGGTGCAGCACTGGACTCCTGGACATGCTGAGCAGATTCAAAG TGGATAATGTCCTGCATCCTGGAACCATCGGTCACCTCATGAGCCTTTCTGAGGATGTGAAGGGTGTGCTGTTTGGAAATAACCATCACAGCATGTCCAGGGAGCCTCAGAGAGTGCGGAGTCTTGCTGCATGGGGAAATCATACATTCATCTCGGGTAGACATTACTGGGAGGTGGATGTGCCACGCTCCTCGAGTTGGGTTCTGGGAGTGTGTAAAGATGTCCTCATAAGAGAGAATGATTTCATTATTGATTTTGAAGAAGCATCTCTTCTATTTGCCTTGAAGCTGAATGATCATTATTATCTCTCCACTAACCGCCCACTCTTAGTTCATCATGTGAAAATGCCTGTGGGTAAGATTGGAGTGTTTCTGGATTATGACAAAGGTACTGTGAGCTTCCATGATGCTGCCGATGGTTCCCTCTTATGCAGTTTGACTTCTTCcaccttctctttccctctgaagCCTTTCCGTTGCGTTAATATTTCATGA